The nucleotide sequence TAATGAAACGGGCCATCATACCCCTTGCCCTTTTTGCAAGCATGCCCATTACCTGGTAACGGCCGTTGCGGTATTCCTTAAAGACCGGGGTGATAACCTCACCTGTCAGCTTTTTGGTGTCCACTGCCCTGAAGTACTCCCGGCTCGCCAGGTTTATCAGTGTCTCCGGTCCGTGCTTTCCGAGGTCCTCATTGATTGCCGCAGTGATTGAAGGTGACCAGTATGCATAGAGATCACCTCCTGATGAGGTGGTAATCTTTGTCCCCATCTCCAGCCGGTATGGCTGGATGAGGTCGAGGGGGCGCAATATGCCGTAAAGACCCGACAGGATACGAAGGTGTTTCTGGGCAAAATCAATGTCTTCATCACTGAGGCTTCCGGCATCGAGCGACTGGTATACGTCGCCCATGAAAGCAAAGAGGGCCTGTTTGGCATCATCTATATCAAATGGATTCTTCCACCGCATGTAATGTTCAAAGGTGAAGTTTGCAATATCGTCACTCACGTTCATCAGAACAGCCAGATCGGTGGGTGAGAACTGCCTTATATCCTCAACCAGCGCAGCCGCTTTTTCGGTAAAACGTGGCTCGGTATGCCCCGGTATTCCGGATTTTGATTTGAAGTCCAGTCTTTTAGCCGGTGAGATTATCGTGATCATAATATTTCCTGCATTTTGTTTGATTTTATTTCATGCCTGTTATCCAACAATCCCGGCTGTAAATGGTTCAAAGCACGCAACCGGTACCGGGGCCCTGCATTTATGCGACGCCGGTACCGGCAGGATCAGGGGGTTATGCCGGACCGGCAGCGCCGTAAAATCAGTATTTATCATACAATGGCAGGAAGAAGAGTGAATAGCTGTATTCAGTTGGGTAAACCCTGTATCTTTCCCTGGCGGTTACAGGTGTGCATCCAACTCCAGTCACCCTGTGATCAATATTGAGCACAGGCTTTGTGCTTCTTTCCAGCTGGTAAGGATACCAGGCCGTTTCCAGGTTTGTATAAGGGTTAATGGCC is from Marinilabiliales bacterium and encodes:
- the yaaA gene encoding peroxide stress protein YaaA, translating into MITIISPAKRLDFKSKSGIPGHTEPRFTEKAAALVEDIRQFSPTDLAVLMNVSDDIANFTFEHYMRWKNPFDIDDAKQALFAFMGDVYQSLDAGSLSDEDIDFAQKHLRILSGLYGILRPLDLIQPYRLEMGTKITTSSGGDLYAYWSPSITAAINEDLGKHGPETLINLASREYFRAVDTKKLTGEVITPVFKEYRNGRYQVMGMLAKRARGMMARFIIKKRIVKADEIKLFNEAGYSYDDNMSSASEWVFTR